The Hemibagrus wyckioides isolate EC202008001 linkage group LG15, SWU_Hwy_1.0, whole genome shotgun sequence genome window below encodes:
- the LOC131365622 gene encoding polymeric immunoglobulin receptor-like yields MKILLLIILYLISGPADCTDVIGYSGGSVIIISDIQWYKHNSKYICKVNEKDCTDIIRADTKRSKVQDGRFKLYSNTANLFLVLIRKLKPQDAGTYRFGLGDQSNSTVTLKVHNNTSSGVPKIMKAYLGQNITITCNYPVEYEKNTKYVLKVDDDNNIEEILNTNKKFQNSRFSISDDRSAKVFTVNISDVRETDEVFYLFGVWNGGGSVRYYSYFRDMWLHVTVLYLDPSTNIHPTTTATYLMTSAAPIETPSAVCFSSSVIIISVCVCGTLLLIGGFALIMICKLRHENTR; encoded by the exons ATGAagatcctcctcctcatcatcctctacCTGATCTCAG GTCCGGCAGACTGCACTGATGTGATTGGTTACTCAGGAGGAAGTGTCATTATCATCTCTGATATACAGTGGTACAAACACAACAGTAAATATATTTGCAAAGTGAATGAAAAAGACTGCACTGATATAATACGTGCTGACACCAAACGCTCTAAAGTTCAAGATGGAAGATTCAAGTTGTATTCAAACACAGCAAACCTCTTCTTAGTATTGATCAGAAAGCTGAAGCCACAAGATGCTGGAACGTATAGATTTGGACTGGGGGATCAGAGCAACTCCACTGTGACCCTAAAAGTTCATAATa ATACATCTTCAGGGGTGCCAAAAATAATGAAGGCTTATCTTGGGCAGAATATCACCATCACCTGTAACTATCCAGTGGAGTATGAGAAAAACACCAAATATGTCCTCAAAGTGGATGATGACAATAATATTGAAGAAATTCTTAATACTAACAAAAAATTTCAGAACAGCAGATTCTCCATTTCTGATGACAGAAGTGCTAAAGTTTTCACTGTGAACATCAGCGACGTGAGAGAAACTgatgaagtattttatttatttggtgtgTGGAATGGAGGGGGGTCAGTCAGATATTACTCCTACTTTAGAGACATGTGGCTACATGTTACAG TCTTATATTTAGATCCTAGCACAAACATTCATCCAACAACAACAGCCACCTACCTGATGACCTCAGCAGCACCGATAGAAACTCCATCtgcagtgtgtttca GTTCCTCTgttatcatcatcagtgtgtgtgtctgtgggacTCTGCTGCTGATCGGAGGATTTGCACTGATAATGATCTGCAAACTGAGACACGAGAACACAAG ATAA
- the LOC131365618 gene encoding uncharacterized protein LOC131365618, which translates to MKILLLIILYLISGPVDCTDVIGYSGGSVIIISDIQWYKHNSKYICKVNEKDCTDIIRADTKRSKVQDGRFKLYSNTENLFLVLIRKLKPQDAGTYRFGVGDQSNSTVTLKVHNNTSSGVPKIMKAYLGQNITITCNYPVEYEKNTKYVLKVDDDTNIERILDTNTKFQNSRFSISDDRSAKVLTVNISDVRETDEVFYLFGVWNGGGSVRYYSYFRDMWLHVTVLYLDPSTNIHPTTTATYLMTSAAPIETPSAVCFSSSVIIISVCVCGTLLLIGGFALIMIYKLRHKRTQDNTPSFNSKVNKQLPPDYNNDSDSVYENIRISAI; encoded by the exons ATGAagatcctcctcctcatcatcctctacCTGATCTCAG GTCCAGTAGACTGCACTGATGTGATTGGTTACTCAGGAGGAAGCGTCATTATCATCTCTGATATACAGTGGTACAAACACAACAGTAAATATATTTGCAAAGTGAATGAAAAAGACTGCACTGATATAATACGTGCTGACACCAAACGCTCTAAAGTTCAAGATGGAAGATTCAAGTTGTATTCAAACACAGAAAACCTCTTTTTAGTATTGATCAGAAAGCTGAAGCCACAAGATGCTGGAACGTATAGATTTGGAGTGGGGGATCAGAGCAACTCCACTGTGACCCTAAAAGTTCATAATA ATACATCTTCAGGGGTGCCAAAAATAATGAAGGCTTATCTTGGGCAGAATATCACCATCACCTGTAACTATCCAGTGGAGTATGAGAAAAACACCAAATATGTCCTCAAAGTGGATGATGACACTAATATTGAACGAATTCTTGATACTAACACAAAATTTCAGAACAGCAGATTCTCCATTTCTGATGACAGAAGTGCTAAAGTTCTCACTGTGAACATCAGCGACGTGAGAGAAACTgatgaagtattttatttatttggtgtgTGGAATGGAGGGGGGTCAGTCAGATATTACTCCTACTTTAGAGACATGTGGCTACATGTTACAG TCTTATATTTAGATCCTAGCACAAACATTCATCCAACAACAACAGCCACCTACCTGATGACCTCAGCAGCACCGATAGAAACTCCATCtgcagtgtgtttca GTTCCTCTgttatcatcatcagtgtgtgtgtctgtgggacTCTGCTGCTGATCGGAGGATTTGCACTGATAATGATCTACAAACTGAGACACAAGAGAACACAAG ATAATACGCCTTCATTCAACAGTAAAGTGAATAAACAA CTTCCTCCTGATTATAACAATGATTCAGATTCTGTGTATGAAAACATTAGAATAAGTGCAATATGA
- the LOC131366084 gene encoding uncharacterized protein LOC131366084, whose protein sequence is MKILLLIILYLISGPVDCTAVNGYSGGSVTIISDIQWNKHTSKYICKMNEKDCTDIIRADTKRSKVQDGRFKLYSNTENHFIVLIRKLKPQDAGTYRFGLGDQSISTVTLKVHNNTSSGVPKIMSTYLGQNITITCNYPVEYERNIKYVNKVDDDNNIERILDTDTKFQNGRFSISDDRSAKVLTVNISDMRETDEVFYLFGVWNGGGSVKYNSYFREMWLHVTEPSTNIHPTTTATPSAVCFSSSSFIIISVCVCGTLLLIGGFALIMIYKLRHKRTQDNVHSFRNKDNKQLTPDYNTDSDSVYENIGTSEV, encoded by the exons ATGAagatcctcctcctcatcatcctctacCTGATCTCAG GTCCAGTAGACTGCACTGCTGTGAATGGTTACTCAGGAGGAAGTGTCACTATCATCTCTGATATACAGTGGAACAAACACACCAGTAAATATATTtgcaaaatgaatgaaaaagacTGCACTGATATAATACGTGCTGACACCAAACGCTCTAAAGTTCAAGATGGAAGATTCAAGTTGTATTCAAACACAGAAAACCACTTCATAGTATTGATCAGAAAGCTGAAGCCACAAGATGCTGGAACGTATAGATTTGGACTGggggatcagagcatctccactGTGACCCTAAAAGTTCATAATA ATACATCTTCTGGGGTGCCAAAAATAATGAGCACTTATCTTGGGCAGAATATCACCATCACCTGTAACTATCCAGTGGAGTATGAGAGAAACATCAAATATGTCAACAAAGTGGATGATGACAATAATATTGAACGAATTCTTGATACTGACACAAAATTTCAGAACGGCAGATTCTCCATTTCTGATGACAGAAGTGCTAAAGTTCTCACTGTGAACATCAGCGACATGAGAGAAACTgatgaagtattttatttatttggcgtGTGGAATGGAGGGGGGTCAGTCAAATATAACTCCTACTTTAGAGAGATGTGGCTACATGTTACAG AACCGAGCACAAACATTCACCCAACAACAACAGCCACTCCATCtgcagtgtgtttca GTTCCTCATCatttatcatcatcagtgtgtgtgtctgtgggacTCTGCTGCTGATCGGAGGATTTGCACTGATAATGATCTACAAACTGAGACACAAGAGAACACAAG ATAATGTGCATTCATTCAGGAATAAAGACAATAAACAA CTAACTCCTGATTATaacactgattcagattctGTGTATGAAAACATTGGAACGAGTGAAGTATGA